Proteins encoded by one window of Chryseobacterium aquaeductus:
- a CDS encoding replication initiation protein has translation MTQLTVKKSHELVTARYSFNLMEMRLFTLIISMIQDKDEDFKTYNIPIKNIIQTFGIKNKNIYAEINSLTTSMLKKIITIPVKEEGKDKEIKTALVSSFKYSVDGRGVLEASFHPVLKPYLLQLKSKFLLYDLKNILKISSGHSIRFYELLKSYEGI, from the coding sequence ATGACCCAACTTACCGTCAAGAAATCCCATGAGCTCGTCACTGCAAGATATTCTTTTAATCTGATGGAAATGAGACTCTTTACCTTGATCATCAGCATGATTCAGGACAAGGACGAAGATTTTAAAACCTACAATATTCCGATTAAAAATATTATCCAAACTTTCGGAATCAAAAACAAGAATATTTATGCGGAAATTAATTCGCTGACCACTTCGATGCTCAAAAAAATCATTACCATTCCTGTAAAAGAGGAAGGTAAAGACAAAGAAATTAAAACGGCTCTGGTTTCGTCATTTAAATATTCCGTTGACGGCAGAGGAGTCTTGGAGGCAAGTTTTCATCCTGTTCTTAAACCGTACTTGTTGCAATTGAAATCTAAATTTCTATTGTATGATCTTAAAAATATTCTGAAAATTTCTTCCGGTCACAGCATACGTTTCTATGAATTATTGAAAAGTTACGAGGGGATTTGA
- a CDS encoding DNA cytosine methyltransferase encodes MIAGRAKKYAIEIYERLESLGYEVQIFRMNSATMRVPQARERIFFIARKKNLEFPDLQLDFKESPVYFGEIVDRNSTSHPHLRPSIVERRPYVEFGDQNLKFADAKYRNLNTYNAFFSTYILYDNIVAPTLTSS; translated from the coding sequence TTGATTGCTGGAAGAGCAAAGAAATATGCCATTGAAATCTACGAGAGGTTGGAGAGTTTAGGATATGAAGTGCAAATATTCAGAATGAATTCTGCCACAATGAGAGTGCCACAGGCTCGTGAGCGTATTTTCTTTATTGCAAGGAAGAAGAATTTAGAATTTCCAGATTTACAATTGGATTTTAAGGAATCCCCTGTTTATTTTGGAGAAATTGTTGATAGAAACTCAACTTCTCATCCTCATCTCCGACCTTCTATTGTCGAAAGACGGCCGTATGTAGAGTTTGGAGACCAAAATCTGAAATTTGCTGATGCCAAATACAGAAACCTCAACACCTACAATGCATTTTTCAGCACCTATATATTATACGATAACATTGTTGCTCCTACTTTAACTTCGAGTTGA
- a CDS encoding T9SS type A sorting domain-containing protein gives MKKLYMSAILLCTAAVFSAQEVIWQKDIKSSTQDFLSQVTTTIDQQYLITGSSIQVAGKSATSNLGSATSKQNNGYDLHLIKIDTEGRQVFEKFFSGKNHDFIGSTVATQEGGFLLAGTSYSNAGLDKKDNSKGGSDIWLIRINEFGDEMWQKTLGSSSDEEAKAVIQTTDFGFFVAGNATLRQAQGTAKGYGSKDVIVSKLDKNGKELSQIILGGRGLDEVEKMIPTLDGGALLGIYSRSGIVGNEKLKENSEKSSGYSKKSENFGEGDFWVVKLNKEGKVEWEKNFGGKGDDHLRTLAMTSTGFVVGGESRSERSGNKTVGIEEGTDVWLISLNDRGEELWQKSYNFKNRDILMGMNVISGKPSTDNRQPSTKGILLGGYTQAEGRIEADDETFWMLYLDQNGNEQWRKHVKGESRKKEERLSDIKLNRDGSIILAGTSAEELGKENWKIVKLGDKQLDQLIEKQDIKIYPNPVSDYCYVEIGFPSTGSGQAFEAEITIYDMGGRQLQSLKTKNKVTKINTQNLIQGAYLVVVKTNDNKTANAKIIKK, from the coding sequence ATGAAAAAACTCTACATGAGTGCAATTCTACTATGCACTGCTGCGGTATTTTCTGCACAAGAGGTGATATGGCAGAAAGATATCAAGTCCTCCACGCAGGATTTTCTTTCGCAGGTTACTACGACAATTGATCAGCAATATCTGATTACAGGTAGTAGTATTCAGGTAGCAGGGAAATCTGCAACCTCAAACCTGGGATCTGCAACCTCGAAACAAAACAACGGTTACGACCTTCATTTGATCAAAATTGACACGGAAGGGAGACAAGTTTTTGAAAAGTTTTTCTCCGGGAAAAATCACGATTTCATCGGATCAACAGTGGCTACTCAGGAAGGAGGTTTTTTGTTAGCAGGGACTTCATATTCCAACGCCGGTTTAGATAAAAAAGACAATTCAAAAGGCGGCAGTGACATCTGGTTGATAAGAATTAACGAGTTTGGTGATGAGATGTGGCAGAAAACTTTGGGATCAAGCTCTGACGAAGAAGCAAAAGCCGTGATTCAAACGACAGATTTCGGATTTTTTGTTGCAGGAAATGCGACCCTTCGACAGGCTCAGGGAACAGCGAAAGGTTATGGTTCTAAAGATGTGATTGTTTCAAAACTCGATAAAAACGGAAAAGAACTTTCACAAATTATTTTGGGCGGACGTGGTCTAGACGAAGTGGAAAAGATGATCCCAACGCTTGACGGAGGTGCTTTGCTTGGAATTTATTCGCGAAGCGGAATTGTTGGGAATGAAAAATTAAAAGAGAATAGTGAAAAATCGTCAGGTTATTCAAAAAAGTCTGAAAACTTTGGTGAAGGTGATTTTTGGGTTGTCAAACTAAATAAAGAAGGAAAAGTAGAATGGGAAAAGAACTTCGGAGGGAAAGGTGATGACCATTTGAGAACTTTGGCGATGACTTCTACAGGATTTGTGGTTGGCGGAGAATCAAGATCCGAAAGATCCGGCAATAAAACGGTGGGGATTGAAGAGGGAACGGATGTTTGGCTCATCTCCTTGAACGATAGAGGTGAAGAACTTTGGCAAAAATCTTACAACTTTAAGAATAGAGATATCTTAATGGGGATGAACGTGATAAGCGGAAAACCATCAACCGACAACCGACAACCATCAACCAAAGGTATTTTACTCGGAGGCTATACGCAGGCGGAAGGCAGAATAGAAGCGGACGATGAGACTTTTTGGATGTTGTATTTAGATCAAAACGGCAATGAGCAGTGGAGAAAGCACGTGAAAGGAGAGTCCAGAAAGAAGGAAGAACGTTTGTCTGACATTAAACTCAACCGTGACGGTTCGATTATTCTGGCAGGAACAAGTGCAGAAGAACTCGGAAAGGAAAACTGGAAGATCGTGAAACTGGGTGATAAGCAGCTGGATCAGTTGATTGAAAAGCAGGATATTAAGATTTATCCGAATCCTGTTTCGGATTACTGTTACGTGGAAATTGGGTTTCCTTCGACAGGCTCAGGACAGGCTTTTGAAGCGGAGATTACGATTTATGATATGGGCGGAAGACAGCTTCAAAGTCTGAAAACGAAGAATAAAGTCACTAAGATCAATACGCAGAATTTGATTCAGGGTGCTTACCTGGTGGTGGTGAAAACGAATGATAACAAAACTGCTAATGCTAAAATTATAAAGAAATAA
- a CDS encoding NUMOD4 domain-containing protein, with amino-acid sequence MKLPAGLEDRYLKEILFNDSLHDLPDEAWKLIEGFENYAISTHGRVKSLERWVASSRGGEQKISEKIMKLQTFRYFNKHLKAHFYNIKCNLSYEGKVYGKSVARLVYNHFVEKFDMDDQSLRVSFKDDNRFHVHFNNLELMTRHEIRSKALNSGRGKKGNYRQSVSQYTVEGDFVASYKDIYEASKTLGIAATSILPVINKKKTTAGKFRWFAKGYTPTKEDFIPEGNDEPENILNTSLWINLGKPSIDKKNPPACMNLSLKDLPGEIWKPIPGLEQYFTISNKGRIKRLNTWTQNKNKTFWKEHIISLFVLHSDNKVYYLYTKLSCKGIGYPIKVNRMLYYCFIENFDLNNKKLVVVNENLPHWDIDLSKLRLQSVTDILSERNKKYASMVRTVRNSKKTFNDLLWKKLGKPPIDKENPPAVLDLLLRDLPEELWKQLPGFSGKYVISNKGRVKRLSGWGAGNHYYEEEQIISLNVKNSTSSFLFFKLHPKEDINPKILSRMLYYCFVEEFDLNSRILKVVNRNDRLWETDLSKLSLCSMADFFKNKK; translated from the coding sequence ATGAAGTTACCTGCCGGATTAGAAGACCGATATTTAAAAGAAATACTCTTTAATGATTCTTTACATGATCTTCCTGATGAAGCGTGGAAGTTGATCGAAGGTTTTGAAAACTATGCCATTTCTACGCATGGAAGGGTCAAAAGTCTTGAACGCTGGGTTGCAAGTTCCCGCGGAGGAGAGCAGAAGATATCGGAAAAGATCATGAAGCTTCAGACTTTCAGATATTTCAATAAACATCTGAAGGCTCATTTTTATAATATAAAATGTAACCTCAGTTACGAAGGGAAAGTATATGGTAAATCGGTAGCCCGTCTGGTGTATAATCATTTTGTTGAAAAGTTTGACATGGATGACCAGTCGCTTCGTGTGTCTTTTAAAGATGATAACCGTTTTCATGTTCATTTCAATAATTTAGAGCTCATGACCCGCCATGAGATACGGAGCAAAGCACTGAATAGCGGCAGGGGAAAGAAAGGAAATTACCGACAGTCCGTAAGCCAATACACCGTTGAAGGCGACTTTGTCGCTTCCTATAAAGATATTTATGAAGCAAGTAAAACTCTGGGAATTGCTGCCACCTCCATTCTGCCTGTCATCAATAAAAAGAAGACAACTGCGGGAAAATTTCGTTGGTTTGCAAAAGGCTATACCCCGACAAAAGAAGATTTCATTCCCGAAGGTAACGATGAACCGGAGAACATACTCAATACGAGTCTTTGGATAAATTTGGGTAAACCGTCGATCGACAAAAAGAATCCGCCTGCCTGTATGAATTTATCGTTAAAGGATCTTCCGGGTGAAATCTGGAAGCCTATTCCGGGCCTCGAGCAGTATTTTACGATTTCCAATAAAGGAAGAATAAAGCGGCTCAATACCTGGACACAAAATAAGAACAAAACCTTTTGGAAAGAGCATATCATTTCGCTCTTTGTATTACATTCTGATAATAAAGTGTACTACTTGTACACTAAATTGAGCTGTAAAGGAATTGGTTATCCTATAAAAGTTAACCGGATGCTTTATTATTGCTTCATAGAGAATTTTGATCTTAATAACAAAAAACTGGTGGTTGTCAACGAAAATCTGCCGCATTGGGATATAGATCTCTCGAAACTTAGGCTGCAATCCGTTACCGATATCCTTAGTGAAAGGAATAAGAAGTATGCTTCCATGGTGAGAACGGTACGTAATTCAAAGAAAACATTCAATGATCTTCTTTGGAAAAAACTGGGTAAGCCACCGATCGATAAAGAAAATCCTCCTGCCGTTTTGGATTTGTTACTCAGAGACCTGCCGGAAGAGCTTTGGAAACAGCTTCCCGGTTTTAGCGGTAAATATGTTATTTCCAATAAGGGAAGGGTAAAGCGATTGAGCGGATGGGGAGCAGGCAATCATTACTATGAGGAAGAGCAGATCATCTCGCTCAATGTAAAAAATTCTACATCTTCCTTTCTTTTTTTTAAACTTCATCCGAAAGAAGATATCAATCCGAAAATATTATCCCGAATGCTCTACTATTGTTTTGTCGAAGAGTTTGATCTCAATAGTAGAATACTGAAAGTCGTTAATAGAAATGATCGGCTATGGGAAACAGACCTTTCCAAGCTCTCATTATGTTCTATGGCAGACTTCTTCAAAAATAAAAAATAG
- a CDS encoding DUF5977 domain-containing protein yields the protein MKKINLCLFLYISTNIFYGQKSTELDFKTPMPPESYQFKKRLVNNVSLFTGQPSVSIPIYTIDLDGMDIPITVSYNTGGIKTDEEATFVGLGWSLNIGGEINRTNHGALDENYLMTTPYNLHSNGSAGIGFLKEVPTINSNSPLPIGGFDQYCTAGILTQTQDYINFYKNAYFASDPLAPYESIDARPDEFFYSMPNHSGKLMFSQKNSRFVTMPFDDIRTQYNISSTQYGTYIKKNLDFIFTLSNGFKVNFGREGIKSMYKLMTGGRLFDQTWQIGSVISPKGNSVNYSYQPIEYNLCTNLYPISTAVEDITTNQVAKCNEVVNKDNIPTQIIFPNGKIIFNYEDRIDLMAGAKKLKNIIVYDISGVQIKKIEFDHSYFEANFDSFSGNLNATNLNAANKRLRLNSVKMIYGSNDNFNSNEVYAFDYYLFDKIPSKTTKSRDHWGYFNGGVFGSYINVYDFNPKYKNIHNWYSQIFSLKSIQYPEGGKKEFVYEPHQAIPHQRIEKYFDEISDDRYSVKENKLVVSGYSLSNFYPTVSSIQLPNHLNGHKVVLGEEFEIKDIDISLSKNEKSIYITSDLTLKHPDYQNINREYNYVAFELQKKIGGSYQYFSTIGEISKQYNSNGVIQGNLKINTNEGGSLSQGFYRVVMIINQPLANQYSTTINHNTSISLKFRRKIKDDARIGGLRIKKINTYIQGNSNPNHTTEYIYNNDQEKSSGKIVSVPDYYEIVHLRNPSYTGPYTVNLHKLAIRTSTDPTLPIYKTSGSNVGYTKITKKDINLLTNEEIKESSYFSFQDSYFSDIPSNSLSRNQEPTAWQRGKLLKNQYFKNNEVIKEESFEYNGEAIEFEMDEVDEINTDLVSLPEFICDFEPMHSKHIDLHSNILNFNWNPAFTTVSWNLYNPTGHLGGTYIPYFKIYSGFDKLKSKTITDFNNGIPTLTKKENFYYNNNIYKQLEKQNVIFSDNKTSETTYKYASDLNDTNMIDAYMIGVPLETETKNNGNTIAKSKIIYSKNNNTSSFVLPTSVLNYDLNNIAVSAENVKYDLYDSRGNLMQYSISSQGDTIMPTTIIWGYDKRQPIAKIEGATYDQVESYLAEIISASDKDLNPAYYNLTPIVTEENLLSKLNEFRKKPELNNFKVSTYTYDPLIGIRSITPPSGITEFYSYDTSNRLQSIKDMSGNILKDFNYNLKGFTSNSNTNGITYLNQMYSSSFQRNNCAPNFVGGYYVYQVNEGVFSSNISQADANQKALDEITANGQNVANNSATCVPAVDVSCIFTPTSNYFINHYNSSFLYKPAINSVNAQYIFALPYFTTSLDWSQGVYIGSIASSCAPTTNRTVAINNGSNIWNVIINTSGQLTLKLVSGTIVYSSTPTTFNFQYQK from the coding sequence ATGAAAAAAATAAATTTATGCCTTTTTTTGTACATATCAACAAATATTTTTTATGGACAGAAATCTACTGAATTAGATTTTAAAACTCCAATGCCTCCGGAATCCTATCAATTCAAAAAAAGACTTGTTAATAATGTATCTTTATTTACAGGTCAGCCGAGTGTTTCGATTCCAATATACACTATTGATTTGGATGGAATGGATATACCAATTACAGTTTCCTATAATACAGGTGGGATTAAGACTGATGAAGAAGCTACTTTTGTAGGACTAGGTTGGTCATTAAATATTGGTGGGGAAATAAATAGAACCAATCACGGTGCATTAGATGAAAATTATCTGATGACGACACCATATAATTTGCATTCTAACGGTAGTGCCGGAATAGGTTTTTTAAAGGAAGTCCCAACTATCAATAGTAATTCACCACTACCTATAGGAGGTTTTGATCAATATTGTACAGCAGGCATTCTAACACAAACTCAAGATTACATAAATTTTTATAAAAATGCGTATTTTGCCAGTGATCCTTTAGCACCTTATGAAAGTATTGATGCAAGACCGGACGAGTTCTTCTATAGTATGCCTAATCATTCCGGAAAACTTATGTTTAGCCAGAAGAATTCAAGATTTGTTACAATGCCTTTTGATGACATTAGAACGCAATACAATATATCCAGTACTCAGTATGGTACCTATATTAAAAAAAATCTTGATTTTATTTTTACTTTATCTAATGGATTTAAAGTCAATTTTGGTAGAGAGGGTATTAAATCAATGTATAAGCTAATGACCGGTGGGAGATTATTTGACCAGACGTGGCAAATAGGAAGCGTAATCTCTCCAAAAGGAAACAGTGTAAATTATTCTTACCAGCCTATTGAATACAATTTATGTACAAATTTATATCCTATTAGCACGGCTGTTGAAGATATTACTACCAACCAAGTTGCAAAATGTAATGAAGTAGTAAACAAGGATAATATTCCTACGCAGATTATCTTTCCTAATGGAAAAATTATTTTTAATTATGAAGATAGAATTGACTTAATGGCAGGAGCAAAAAAGCTTAAAAATATTATTGTTTATGATATTTCAGGGGTACAAATAAAAAAAATAGAGTTTGATCATAGTTATTTTGAAGCAAATTTTGACAGTTTTTCAGGTAATCTAAACGCAACCAATCTAAACGCCGCTAACAAAAGACTTAGGCTTAATTCTGTCAAAATGATTTATGGATCAAATGATAACTTTAACTCAAATGAGGTTTATGCATTCGATTACTATTTATTTGATAAGATTCCATCTAAAACAACCAAATCAAGAGATCATTGGGGGTATTTTAACGGTGGAGTATTCGGTTCCTACATTAATGTTTATGACTTTAACCCAAAATATAAAAACATTCATAATTGGTATTCTCAAATATTTAGTTTGAAAAGTATCCAATATCCTGAAGGCGGAAAAAAAGAATTTGTATATGAACCACATCAAGCAATCCCACATCAAAGGATAGAAAAATATTTTGATGAAATATCCGATGACCGCTACTCTGTAAAAGAAAATAAACTAGTTGTTAGCGGCTATAGTTTAAGTAATTTTTATCCTACTGTATCAAGCATTCAATTACCCAATCACTTAAATGGTCATAAGGTCGTTTTAGGTGAAGAATTTGAAATTAAAGATATTGATATTTCATTATCAAAAAACGAGAAGTCAATCTACATAACATCTGATTTGACACTGAAGCATCCTGATTATCAAAATATAAATAGAGAATATAATTATGTTGCATTTGAACTTCAGAAAAAAATTGGAGGCTCTTATCAGTATTTTTCTACCATTGGCGAAATTTCAAAACAATATAACTCTAATGGCGTAATACAAGGTAACTTAAAAATAAATACGAATGAAGGTGGATCACTTTCGCAAGGTTTCTATAGGGTGGTCATGATTATTAATCAACCGTTAGCTAATCAATATTCCACAACAATTAATCACAATACAAGTATTTCTTTAAAATTCAGAAGAAAAATAAAGGATGATGCTAGAATTGGTGGATTAAGAATAAAAAAAATCAACACATATATTCAAGGAAATAGTAACCCAAATCATACAACAGAATATATATATAACAACGATCAGGAAAAATCTTCTGGAAAAATCGTTAGTGTTCCTGATTATTACGAAATTGTACATCTCAGAAATCCTTCTTATACTGGACCATACACTGTTAATTTACACAAATTAGCTATTAGAACATCCACTGATCCTACATTACCTATTTACAAAACTTCAGGCTCAAATGTTGGTTACACAAAGATTACCAAAAAAGACATCAATCTTTTAACCAATGAAGAAATTAAAGAATCTAGTTATTTTTCTTTTCAAGATTCATATTTTAGCGATATTCCGAGTAATTCATTATCTAGAAACCAAGAACCCACAGCTTGGCAGAGAGGAAAGTTATTAAAAAACCAATATTTTAAAAATAATGAAGTAATAAAGGAAGAAAGTTTTGAGTACAATGGCGAGGCAATAGAGTTTGAGATGGACGAAGTTGACGAAATAAATACTGATTTAGTTTCTTTACCTGAATTTATATGTGATTTTGAACCAATGCATTCAAAACATATTGATTTACATAGTAACATACTAAATTTTAATTGGAATCCCGCTTTTACAACGGTGTCATGGAATCTATATAATCCAACAGGACATCTGGGGGGTACTTATATTCCTTACTTCAAAATTTATTCAGGTTTTGATAAGCTCAAATCAAAAACAATAACTGATTTTAATAATGGAATTCCAACTCTGACAAAAAAAGAGAATTTCTATTATAACAACAATATATACAAACAGTTAGAAAAGCAGAATGTAATATTTTCAGATAATAAAACTTCTGAAACAACATATAAGTATGCCTCTGATTTGAATGATACTAATATGATTGATGCATATATGATAGGTGTTCCATTAGAGACAGAAACTAAGAATAATGGAAATACAATTGCAAAATCAAAAATTATTTACAGTAAAAATAATAATACATCATCATTTGTTTTACCAACATCTGTACTAAATTATGATCTTAATAATATAGCAGTTTCAGCTGAGAATGTTAAATATGATTTATACGACAGCAGAGGAAATCTGATGCAGTATTCCATATCATCACAAGGTGATACAATAATGCCGACAACTATTATTTGGGGCTATGATAAAAGACAACCAATTGCAAAGATAGAAGGAGCAACATATGATCAGGTAGAAAGTTATTTAGCTGAAATTATCTCTGCTTCTGACAAAGATTTAAATCCTGCATACTATAATTTAACGCCTATAGTAACGGAAGAAAACCTTTTGTCTAAATTAAATGAATTCCGTAAAAAACCAGAACTAAATAATTTTAAAGTTTCCACATATACCTATGATCCTTTAATTGGAATTAGGAGCATCACACCACCTTCAGGAATTACCGAGTTTTATAGCTATGACACTTCCAATAGGCTTCAGTCAATTAAAGATATGTCAGGAAATATCCTCAAAGATTTTAACTACAATTTGAAAGGATTTACTTCAAATTCTAATACGAATGGTATAACATATTTGAATCAGATGTATAGTTCTTCATTCCAAAGAAATAATTGCGCTCCTAATTTTGTAGGTGGATATTATGTATACCAAGTAAATGAAGGTGTTTTTAGTTCTAATATTAGCCAGGCAGATGCTAATCAAAAAGCTTTAGATGAGATTACAGCAAATGGTCAAAATGTAGCTAATAATAGTGCAACTTGTGTACCTGCAGTTGATGTAAGTTGTATATTTACACCCACAAGTAATTATTTTATCAACCATTATAATTCAAGTTTTTTATATAAACCAGCTATTAATTCCGTAAATGCTCAATACATCTTTGCTCTTCCGTATTTTACTACAAGTTTAGATTGGAGTCAAGGGGTTTATATTGGTAGTATAGCATCTAGCTGTGCACCTACTACTAATAGAACTGTGGCAATTAATAATGGATCAAATATATGGAATGTGATTATTAACACATCAGGTCAGTTAACTTTAAAATTAGTTTCGGGTACAATCGTCTATTCTTCAACTCCAACTACTTTTAACTTCCAATATCAAAAATAA
- a CDS encoding DNA adenine methylase produces MFRAKEPSKSEIINDTNMNVVNFYEVLKKNYKALHEKIEATLHSRETYKKALFIYETPRLFADNPVIRARSFYISCNQ; encoded by the coding sequence CTGTTCCGAGCTAAAGAGCCTTCTAAATCAGAAATTATCAATGACACCAACATGAATGTCGTTAATTTCTACGAAGTTTTGAAGAAAAACTACAAAGCGCTACACGAAAAAATCGAAGCTACTCTTCATAGCAGAGAAACCTATAAAAAAGCGCTTTTCATTTATGAAACTCCCCGGCTTTTTGCAGACAACCCTGTCATAAGAGCACGATCATTTTATATATCGTGTAACCAATGA